Proteins encoded by one window of Candidatus Thermoplasmatota archaeon:
- the argH gene encoding argininosuccinate lyase — MKKAWSGRFAGRTAREVEEFTSSFPLDGALLPYDVLGSLAHARMLVRARLLAPSDARAIERGLREIHRASQRGELSLDPADEDVHMGVERLLVKLVGEPGKRLHTARSRNDQVATDLRLWAREAALSAADDALALHDVLARLGRRHADRALPGYTHLQRAQPVTLGHHLLAHAARLRRDVARFVAVFDACNRSPLGAGALAGTSLPIDRAYAARLLGFDGLVENSLDAVSDRDFLAGLCYASALHATHLSSLAEEIVLWTSAEFAFLELSDEVATGSSLMPQKKNPDVAELARAKAALATGDLAAVLSVLKALPLAYNRDLQAMKEPVFRSVADTRATARVLATALSSCRFDVGRMRQAAEDPLLAATDLAEELVRAGVPFREAHETVGRLVRLCVDSARSPRDLPKAELRRLHPALTPALVASLDAAALIRRHRSFGGPGTTRRGLAAARAGRAALASDVRRRWAKVASARRRLLGKP; from the coding sequence ATGAAGAAGGCCTGGTCCGGAAGGTTCGCCGGTAGGACCGCGCGCGAGGTGGAGGAGTTCACGAGCTCCTTCCCGCTCGACGGCGCGCTCCTTCCCTACGACGTGCTGGGCAGCCTCGCCCACGCGCGCATGCTCGTCCGCGCCCGGCTGCTCGCGCCGTCGGACGCGCGCGCCATCGAGCGGGGGCTCCGGGAGATCCACCGGGCCTCGCAGCGCGGCGAGCTTTCCCTCGATCCGGCGGACGAGGACGTGCACATGGGCGTGGAGCGCCTGCTCGTGAAGCTCGTGGGCGAGCCCGGCAAGCGTCTGCACACCGCGCGCTCGCGCAACGACCAGGTCGCGACCGACCTTCGCCTCTGGGCCAGGGAAGCCGCGCTTTCCGCGGCCGACGACGCCCTTGCCCTCCACGACGTCCTCGCGCGCCTGGGCCGCCGCCACGCCGACCGCGCGCTCCCGGGCTACACGCACCTCCAGCGGGCGCAACCGGTCACGCTCGGGCACCACTTGCTCGCGCACGCGGCGCGCCTTCGGCGCGACGTCGCGCGCTTTGTCGCCGTCTTCGACGCGTGCAACCGGAGCCCGCTTGGCGCGGGGGCGCTCGCCGGGACGAGCCTTCCCATCGACCGCGCCTACGCGGCTCGGCTCCTGGGCTTCGACGGGCTCGTCGAGAACTCGCTGGACGCCGTATCGGATCGCGACTTCCTGGCCGGCCTCTGCTACGCAAGCGCGCTCCATGCGACCCACCTTTCCTCGCTCGCCGAGGAGATCGTCCTTTGGACGAGCGCCGAGTTCGCGTTCCTCGAGCTCTCCGACGAGGTCGCCACCGGATCGAGCCTCATGCCCCAGAAGAAGAACCCCGACGTCGCCGAGCTTGCGCGCGCGAAGGCGGCTCTGGCCACGGGCGACCTCGCGGCCGTCCTCTCCGTCCTAAAGGCCCTTCCGCTTGCGTACAATCGCGACCTCCAGGCGATGAAGGAGCCGGTCTTCCGAAGCGTGGCCGACACCCGCGCGACCGCCCGCGTCCTTGCCACGGCGCTCTCCTCCTGCCGCTTCGACGTCGGCCGCATGCGCCAGGCGGCGGAGGACCCCCTGCTTGCGGCGACGGACCTCGCCGAGGAGCTCGTGCGCGCGGGCGTTCCCTTCCGCGAGGCACACGAAACCGTCGGGCGCCTGGTCCGCCTTTGCGTCGACTCGGCCCGGTCGCCCCGCGACCTGCCGAAGGCGGAGCTTCGGCGGCTCCATCCCGCATTGACCCCCGCGCTTGTGGCCTCGCTGGACGCCGCCGCGCTCATCCGGCGTCACCGCAGCTTCGGTGGGCCCGGAACGACCCGGCGCGGGCTCGCCGCCGCGCGGGCCGGACGGGCCGCGCTTGCGAGCGACGTGCGCCGCCGATGGGCGAAGGTCGCTTCCGCGCGACGGCGCCTGCTGGGCAAACCTTAA
- a CDS encoding argininosuccinate synthase encodes MKARTNGTKRIVLAYSGGLDTSVAIRWLQETKGYEVVTLTIDLGQPLDGLQDALTRAQAIGAVKTEVVDAKAEFANDYLAPALKANLLYQGVYPLATALGRPLIAKHLVQVANAVGAEAIAHGCTAKGNDQVRFDVATKTLDPTLEVVAPMREWLYTREEAVAWARERNVPLPDISRKKTYSTDENLWGRSVESGDIEDISLPANEAAFLWTADPRTAPNEPERVTIGFEKGLPVSLNGAKLPFVEIIQKLHALAGRHGVGRIDHVEDRLVGIKSHEIYEAPAAAVLLKAHRDLEAVTLTKDVLLFKPQLEQKLAELTYNGHWFSPLADALRAFVDATQETVTGEVTLSLYKGNVTSAGRASPYSLYKTDLATYGRGDAFNHAAATGFIELWGLPLQVAAAVKQKAAKTLPESAHEEGLVRKVRR; translated from the coding sequence ATGAAGGCCCGGACGAACGGAACGAAGAGGATTGTGCTCGCCTACAGCGGGGGCCTCGACACGTCGGTCGCCATCCGCTGGCTCCAGGAGACGAAGGGCTACGAGGTCGTGACGCTCACGATCGATCTCGGGCAGCCGCTCGACGGACTGCAGGACGCGCTCACGCGCGCGCAGGCGATCGGCGCCGTGAAGACGGAGGTCGTCGACGCCAAGGCCGAGTTTGCCAACGACTACCTCGCGCCGGCGCTCAAGGCAAACCTCCTCTACCAGGGCGTGTACCCCCTTGCCACGGCCCTCGGCCGGCCGCTCATCGCCAAGCACCTCGTGCAGGTGGCAAACGCCGTCGGCGCCGAGGCGATCGCCCACGGCTGCACGGCCAAGGGCAACGACCAGGTGCGCTTCGACGTCGCCACGAAGACGCTCGATCCCACGCTGGAAGTCGTGGCGCCCATGCGCGAGTGGCTCTACACGCGCGAGGAAGCCGTCGCGTGGGCCCGCGAGCGCAACGTGCCGCTGCCCGACATCAGCCGCAAGAAGACCTACAGCACGGACGAGAACCTCTGGGGGCGAAGCGTCGAGAGCGGCGACATCGAGGACATCTCCCTTCCCGCCAACGAGGCGGCCTTCCTCTGGACGGCCGATCCCCGCACGGCGCCCAACGAGCCAGAGCGCGTCACGATCGGGTTCGAGAAAGGCCTTCCGGTCTCGCTGAACGGCGCGAAGCTGCCGTTTGTCGAGATCATCCAGAAGCTCCACGCCCTCGCCGGCCGGCACGGCGTCGGGCGCATCGACCACGTCGAAGACCGGCTCGTGGGCATCAAGAGCCACGAGATCTACGAGGCCCCCGCCGCGGCCGTCCTCCTGAAGGCCCACCGCGACCTCGAGGCCGTGACGCTCACGAAGGACGTGCTCCTGTTCAAGCCGCAGCTCGAGCAGAAGCTCGCCGAGCTCACGTACAACGGACACTGGTTCTCGCCCCTGGCCGATGCGCTTCGCGCCTTCGTGGACGCCACGCAGGAGACCGTGACGGGCGAGGTGACGCTCTCCCTGTACAAGGGGAACGTCACGAGCGCGGGCCGCGCGAGCCCCTACTCGCTGTACAAGACGGACCTTGCCACCTACGGCCGAGGCGACGCGTTCAACCACGCCGCCGCGACGGGCTTCATCGAGCTGTGGGGATTGCCCCTTCAGGTGGCGGCGGCCGTCAAGCAGAAAGCGGCGAAGACCCTTCCCGAGTCCGCGCATGAAGAAGGCCTGGTCCGGAAGGTTCGCCGGTAG